A part of Sebastes fasciatus isolate fSebFas1 chromosome 10, fSebFas1.pri, whole genome shotgun sequence genomic DNA contains:
- the ccdc85b gene encoding coiled-coil domain-containing protein 85B, translated as MGSEGEIINRELSKMSDEDLLACSKEELVIRLRKEESEKISALIQRGRLIKEVNKQLQGHLLEIRELKVINQRLQEENVELRDLCCFLDDDRLKVKKLAREWQLFGHHAAKVMREDLGGYLKKLADLERMQDGLVKENLDLKELCLVLEEECVSRSDSSPGGSTELNLPCMVARDLGDGSSSTGSVGSPDQLHLVCSPDD; from the coding sequence atgggcagCGAAGGTGAGATAATAAACAGAGAGCTGTCAAAGATGTCTGACGAGGATTTGCTGGCGTGCTCCAAAGAGGAGCTGGTGATCCGGCTGCGTAAAGAGGAGTCGGAGAAGATCTCTGCTCTCATCCAGCGAGGACGGCTGATAAAGGAGGTGAACAAACAGCTGCAGGGACACCTCCTGGAGATCAGGGAGCTGAAAGTCATCAACCAGCGGCTGCAGGAGGAGAACGTGGAGCTTCGGGACCTCTGCTGCTTCCTGGACGACGACCGGCTCAAAGTGAAGAAGCTGGCCAGAGAGTGGCAGCTGTTTGGGCATCACGCGGCCAAAGTGATGCGGGAGGACCTGGGAGGCTACTTGAAGAAGCTGGCCGACCTGGAGCGCATGCAGGACGGCCTGGTGAAGGAGAACTTGGACCTGAAGGAGCTGTGTCTGGTGCTGGAGGAGGAGTGCGTCAGCAGGAGTGACTCCAGCCCAGGAGGCTCCACTGAGCTCAACCTGCCCTGCATGGTGGCCAGGGACCTGGGGGATGGGAGCTCCAGCACAGGCAGCGTGGGGAGCCCAGACCAGCTCCACCTGGTGTGCTCACCTGATGACTGA